A portion of the Lolium rigidum isolate FL_2022 chromosome 1, APGP_CSIRO_Lrig_0.1, whole genome shotgun sequence genome contains these proteins:
- the LOC124649075 gene encoding glycosyltransferase family protein 64 C3, translated as MPSSHHRHLVLFILILLVTVAFSAVAAVGGEQDASCDAEYRQEDLRPDRLTVLLSGYSERRLPLLRAIAGAYAAHPLVLAVIVLWCNPSTPDDRLRLPRFPPRVSLHRTASASLNARFLPHPSIRTAAVAVADDDVLPDAAAISFAFAAWQQQQHPGSLVGFFPRSHRLDLARGRWAYAAPQPGRYSMVLTKFMVLGVDLLRRYSCSPELAPARAVVDRERNCEDILMNFVAAEESGEGPVLVEAGSVRDWGDPRNDANAGAGAAAEMKAVGLSSTGGVGHLEKRGECITEFHRLLGRMPLRYSYGKLVVAAVGEQGLCSKGGRLVRCDRE; from the coding sequence ATGCCGTCGTCGCACCACCGCCACCTTGTCCTCTTCATTCTCATCCTGCTCGTCACTGTGGCATTCTCTGCCGTCGCTGCAGTCGGTGGAGAACAAGACGCGTCCTGCGACGCGGAGTACCGCCAAGAAGACCTCCGGCCGGACCGGCTGACGGTGCTCCTGAGCGGCTactcggagcggcggctcccgCTCCTCCGCGCCATCGCGGGGGCCTACGCCGCCCACCCGCTGGTCCTCGCCGTCATCGTGCTCTGGTGCAACCCCTCCACCCCGGacgaccgcctccgcctcccgcgctTCCCGCCGCGGGTCTCCCTCCACCGCACCGCCTCCGCGTCCCTCAACGCCCGCTTCCTCCCGCACCCGTCCATCCGCACCGCCGCGGTGGCCGTGGCCGACGACGACGtcctcccggacgccgcggccatctccTTCGCGTTCGCCGcctggcagcagcagcagcacccggGCTCCCTCGTCGGCTTCTTCCCGAGGTCGCACCGCCTCGACCTGGCCCGCGGGAGGTGGGCGTACGCCGCGCCGCAGCCGGGGCGCTACTCCATGGTGCTCACCAAGTTCATGGTCCTCGGCGTGGACCTCCTCCGCAGGTACTCCTGCTCCCCGGAGCTCGCGCCGGCGCGCGCGGTCGTGGACCGGGAGCGCAACTGCGAGGACATCCTAATGAACTTCGTGGCCGCCGAGGAGTCCGGGGAAGGGCCCGTGCTCGTGGAGGCCGGCAGCGTCAGGGACTGGGGCGACCCGAGGAACGACgccaacgccggcgccggcgctgccGCGGAGATGAAGGCCGTGGGCTTGAGCTCCACAGGCGGCGTGGGGCACCtggagaagagaggggagtgCATCACCGAGTTCCACCGGCTGCTTGGGAGGATGCCGTTGCGGTACAGCTACGGGAAGCTCGTGGTGGCCGCCGTCGGCGAGCAGGGGTTGTGCAGCAAAGGCGGCCGACTCGTCCGGTGCGACCGGGAGTAG
- the LOC124697091 gene encoding uncharacterized protein LOC124697091, with protein MAVQWCSATSLNHWCHRPSPLMPLRASAATWPPSQKPRRIGCVSFPREVAAAAAAEAALPEVEAGMEEEGEVECEDGCGGTGWLLCDFCKGKKNNVKSESSPRIYRRCPTCKAAGYILCQRCRVYRCITYPESNIS; from the exons ATGGCTGTGCAATGGTGCAGCGCGACGAGCCTGAACCATTGGTGCCACCGTCCGTCTCCACTGATGCCGCTCCGGGCATCGGCGGCGACCTGGCCGCCATCCCAGAAGCCGAGGAGGATCGGCTGCGTGTCCTTCCCCAGGGAGGTCgccgccgcggcggcagcagaggCGGCTCTGCCGGAGGTTGAGGCGGGCATGGAG GAAGAAGGTGAAGTAGAGTGCGAGGACGGGTGCGGCGGCACGGGGTGGCTGCTCTGCGACTTCTGTAAAGGGAAGAAGAACAACGTCAAGTCCGAGAGCAGCCCCCGGATCTACCGCCGCTGCCCGACCTGCAAGGCC GCTGGGTACATCCTGTGCCAGAGATGCAGGGTCTACAGGTGCATCACATATCCAGAGAGCAACATCTCCTGA